One region of Anoplopoma fimbria isolate UVic2021 breed Golden Eagle Sablefish chromosome 10, Afim_UVic_2022, whole genome shotgun sequence genomic DNA includes:
- the olah gene encoding S-acyl fatty acid synthase thioesterase, medium chain, whose product MELPAANRMEKVISCFKKSPDAVARLICFPWAGGGSIHYARWGNVLNSSIEVFAVKLPGRESRAKEPFFQNMQQIVDEVVGVLLPVLKEKPFALFGHSFGAFTSFAVADALKRLHNLEPVHIFLSGASAPYSETRIKTPKRSELSDDDFLKWLISIGGTPPELLANPEVLKLFLPALKADLHIVENYSCNKPEGPLLSCPVTCFDGKEDIPHDLQAWKSITSGDFTVRMLDGSHFYLKESGNEKTILDYITKQVETSEMAYL is encoded by the exons ATGGAGCTGCCAGCAGCAAACAG AATGGAAAAGGTGATCAGCTGTTTCAAGAAGAGCCCAGATGCTGTGGCCAGGCTGATATGTTTCCCCTGGGCAGGTGGAGGCTCCATACACTATGCACGCTGGGGAAACGTCCTCAACAGCTCCATTGAAG TGTTTGCTGTCAAGCTCCCGGGCAGAGAGAGTCGAGCCAAAGAACCCTTCTTTCAGAACATGCAGCAGATTGTGGACGAGGTTGTTGGTGTGTTGTTACCGGTGCTGAAAGAGAAGCCGTTTGCTCTGTTTGGACACAG TTTTGGTGCCTTCACTAGTTTCGCCGTGGCAGATGCTCTGAAGAGACTGCACAACCTTGAACCAGTTCACATCTTCCTGTCAGGTGCCTCTGCACCGTAT TCAGAGACACGTATTaaaaccccaaagagaagcgAGCTGTCCGATGACGATTTCCTCAAGTGGTTGATTTCCATCGGAGGAACTCCTCCTGAGCTGCTGGCAAATCCTGAAGTCCTGAAGTTGTTCCTACCGGCCCTGAAGGCCGACCTACACATCGTAGAGAACTACAG TTGCAACAAGCCGGAGGGTCCGCTGCTCTCCTGCCCCGTCACATGTTTTGATGGAAAGGAGGACATTCCTCACGACTTACAAG cttGGAAGAGCATCACATCTGGAGATTTCACCGTCAGGATGCTCGATGGATCTCACTTTTACCTGAAAGAGTCTGGAAATGAAAAAACGATATTAGACTACATCACAAAGCAGGTGGAAACATCAGAAATGGCCTatttataa